One Chloroflexota bacterium genomic region harbors:
- a CDS encoding serine protease, whose protein sequence is MAFAVRRLARVLAVVVVGSALVAPSAARAAESAFATAEVAANTYFPQLEHNVADVVGTLSDGASFAASFLQNFEQTGGVERWGYPTSAIFEETPGTLTQYYQRGVIDWRPPPSGEAHTFLRRLAWDYVGGGLGGSEDQGVELGLTNPNPGDEFGPWGHKVANVSVEGVDIGFADFFHRLGGVASFGFPKTDARRDDHPQAVLHDPTRLVDGRIRQYFQAAVLEYHPESSHAPVKLGLLGDTLRNTRYPGDAWRRYAVFGSEAPFAVGERIETKLERRRGTHGSTVEDVADFLQVSLLRVNTDVGCGTGFFVTESGYAVTTWNLVRNARIIQVSGPGGRDEGALLIAGDAYLNIALIRVPGDDHIPVIWGDSNGLDAQVELVTLGYEAERMARAGAIGCQAEPTSATTSLSGVNSNRWLGVQPGINVGQMGGPVALRTGHVVGVLTPRYPVNGGIADLVPAASAQPVVESWIDEVSRGGTPTLPHRPRFDPDVLAERDWEPCPGTPGPDGTITVRGAKIEFTATVQLSPYKVPVGLIQFRDAYSPELGNRDLVYFGPLGTASGGISMLTWLRDSVGSYSRLREGGHEDIVIGGSFHIRFVYDSSSVALYINGQAAHLESGLPYGDYIWFQVECLASTGSPDMFYHNLRITGIAPPENW, encoded by the coding sequence ATGGCATTCGCAGTGCGACGTCTCGCTCGCGTGCTCGCTGTGGTGGTGGTGGGCTCGGCGCTTGTTGCACCGTCAGCCGCGCGCGCGGCCGAATCCGCGTTCGCAACCGCGGAAGTTGCCGCCAACACTTACTTTCCGCAACTCGAGCACAACGTCGCCGATGTCGTGGGAACGCTCAGTGACGGCGCTTCCTTTGCGGCGAGCTTCCTTCAGAACTTCGAGCAGACCGGCGGCGTGGAGCGATGGGGTTATCCCACATCGGCCATATTCGAAGAGACGCCCGGAACCCTGACGCAGTACTACCAGCGGGGCGTCATCGATTGGCGGCCGCCGCCCAGCGGCGAGGCTCACACGTTCCTACGCCGCTTGGCGTGGGACTACGTCGGCGGCGGCCTCGGCGGATCGGAGGATCAGGGAGTTGAGCTGGGCCTCACCAATCCCAACCCCGGCGACGAGTTCGGTCCCTGGGGGCACAAGGTTGCGAACGTCTCCGTGGAAGGCGTCGACATTGGCTTTGCGGACTTCTTCCACCGGCTCGGCGGCGTGGCGTCGTTCGGCTTCCCAAAGACTGACGCCCGTCGTGACGACCACCCGCAGGCCGTGCTGCACGATCCCACCCGCCTCGTCGACGGTCGAATCCGTCAGTACTTTCAAGCCGCCGTGCTCGAGTACCACCCAGAGTCGTCGCATGCGCCCGTGAAGCTGGGGTTGCTGGGCGACACCCTGCGCAACACGCGCTATCCCGGCGACGCCTGGCGGCGCTATGCGGTGTTTGGCTCCGAGGCCCCGTTTGCCGTCGGTGAGCGCATCGAGACGAAGCTCGAACGGCGGCGCGGCACACACGGGTCAACCGTTGAGGACGTGGCGGACTTCCTCCAAGTCTCGCTGCTCCGCGTGAACACGGACGTCGGGTGCGGGACGGGCTTTTTCGTGACGGAGAGCGGCTATGCCGTGACGACCTGGAACCTCGTGCGCAACGCCCGAATCATCCAGGTCTCAGGCCCAGGGGGACGTGACGAAGGGGCGCTGCTCATCGCCGGAGACGCGTACCTCAACATTGCGCTGATAAGAGTCCCAGGCGACGACCACATCCCGGTGATTTGGGGCGACTCGAACGGGCTGGACGCACAAGTTGAGCTTGTGACACTGGGATACGAGGCCGAGCGGATGGCGAGAGCAGGGGCTATCGGTTGTCAGGCGGAGCCGACATCGGCGACGACTTCGTTATCAGGTGTGAACTCTAACCGGTGGCTTGGGGTACAGCCGGGAATCAACGTGGGGCAGATGGGAGGACCGGTAGCACTACGCACCGGGCATGTGGTGGGAGTCCTAACGCCCAGATACCCGGTCAACGGAGGGATAGCTGACTTGGTTCCCGCGGCATCCGCACAGCCAGTCGTTGAATCTTGGATCGACGAAGTCAGCCGCGGCGGGACGCCTACTCTGCCTCATCGGCCGCGTTTCGATCCTGATGTGCTGGCCGAGCGCGACTGGGAGCCATGCCCCGGGACTCCGGGCCCAGATGGAACCATCACCGTGCGGGGCGCCAAGATCGAGTTTACGGCAACCGTGCAGCTGAGCCCATACAAAGTCCCTGTAGGCCTAATTCAATTTCGCGATGCATATAGCCCTGAATTGGGAAATCGCGACCTCGTTTACTTCGGTCCGCTCGGGACCGCAAGCGGAGGAATCTCCATGCTTACATGGCTGAGAGATAGTGTCGGATCTTATTCCAGGCTGCGAGAAGGTGGTCATGAGGACATCGTGATTGGGGGATCATTTCATATCAGGTTTGTCTACGATTCTAGTTCGGTCGCACTATATATTAATGGTCAGGCTGCGCACTTGGAATCCGGGCTTCCATATGGCGATTACATATGGTTCCAAGTCGAGTGCCTTGCCTCAACAGGGTCGCCAGATATGTTCTATCATAATTTGCGTATAACGGGAATAGCTCCGCCAGAGAACTGGTAG
- a CDS encoding 3-hydroxyacyl-CoA dehydrogenase family protein, whose product MSAETIGVLGAGLMGHGIAQVFAAAGHPVVMVDADPTAFDRARAKIRQNLDLLIEYEWLNATEADAVLPRISTSTDLAALAPADLIIEAVAEDAEIKREVYGNLAPHLRPETILATNTSSIPIRVLADATDRPDRFTTTHFFRPAYIIPMVEVTKGEQTSEATVTRVLALLRGAGLRPVRINVDLPGQVANRLRQALFREALDLVERGVISAEDIDELAGFSFGPRMPLMGVIRDRDLVGLDITVRGAERVWPDLSNASEPHASLRELAADGHLGLKTGRGFCDWSDVDFAAYWTKLERQQLEVFGALRRADALPRD is encoded by the coding sequence ATGAGCGCGGAAACCATTGGCGTCCTGGGCGCGGGGCTCATGGGCCACGGCATCGCCCAGGTCTTCGCCGCCGCCGGTCACCCGGTGGTCATGGTCGACGCCGACCCCACGGCGTTCGACCGCGCCCGCGCCAAAATTCGCCAGAACCTCGACCTGCTGATCGAGTACGAATGGCTGAACGCGACAGAGGCGGACGCCGTCCTGCCGCGAATCAGCACCTCGACCGATCTCGCCGCCCTGGCCCCAGCCGATCTCATCATTGAAGCCGTGGCCGAGGACGCCGAGATCAAGCGCGAGGTCTACGGCAACCTGGCGCCGCACCTGCGGCCCGAGACGATCCTGGCGACCAACACCTCTAGCATCCCGATTCGCGTCCTCGCCGACGCCACCGACCGCCCCGACCGTTTCACCACCACCCACTTCTTCCGCCCGGCCTACATCATTCCGATGGTCGAGGTGACCAAGGGCGAGCAGACCTCCGAGGCCACCGTCACGCGGGTGCTCGCGCTCCTCCGCGGCGCCGGGCTGCGCCCCGTGCGCATCAACGTGGACCTGCCGGGACAGGTGGCCAATCGCCTGCGCCAGGCGCTGTTCCGCGAGGCGCTGGATCTGGTGGAGCGCGGCGTGATTTCCGCCGAGGACATCGACGAGCTTGCCGGCTTTTCCTTCGGTCCGCGCATGCCGCTCATGGGCGTGATCCGCGACCGCGACCTCGTGGGACTTGACATCACCGTCCGGGGCGCCGAGCGCGTCTGGCCGGACCTTTCGAACGCCTCAGAGCCGCACGCCTCGCTCCGCGAGCTTGCCGCCGACGGGCACCTGGGACTCAAGACCGGGCGCGGCTTCTGCGACTGGTCGGACGTTGATTTCGCGGCCTATTGGACGAAGCTTGAGCGGCAGCAGCTCGAAGTATTCGGCGCCCTGCGCCGGGCGGACGCCCTGCCGCGCGACTGA
- a CDS encoding fumarylacetoacetate hydrolase family protein, whose protein sequence is MDLVRYEYQGEIRHGIREGDNVAEIEGDFFGDLQRTGAIAALSDVKLKSPTMPSKILNIAGNFYSHLGDSPPFTRPQPFLAPPSSVIDPGDDIVIPAGSVNVDYEGEIAVIIGKRARKVSVDDAPNYILGICPANDVSERDWQNGDDKDVQWWRAKGGDTFSPFGPWITTGLNYRDINLKTLVNGEVVQSTNTKDDMVHDIDTTLSFISQHMTLEPGDVIFSGTPQSTTALKPGDVVEVHVDGCGVLSNPVAAEA, encoded by the coding sequence ATGGACCTCGTTCGCTACGAATACCAGGGTGAAATCCGCCACGGCATCCGCGAGGGCGATAACGTCGCCGAAATCGAGGGCGACTTCTTCGGCGATTTGCAGCGCACCGGCGCGATCGCGGCGCTCAGCGACGTCAAGCTCAAGTCGCCGACGATGCCAAGCAAGATCCTCAATATCGCCGGAAACTTCTACAGCCACCTGGGCGACAGCCCGCCGTTCACGCGGCCGCAGCCCTTCCTGGCCCCGCCGTCGTCGGTGATCGACCCGGGAGACGACATCGTGATTCCGGCGGGCAGCGTCAACGTCGACTACGAGGGAGAGATCGCCGTCATCATCGGCAAGCGGGCGCGCAAGGTCTCGGTGGACGACGCGCCCAACTACATCCTCGGCATCTGCCCTGCCAACGACGTCAGCGAGCGCGATTGGCAAAACGGCGATGACAAGGACGTGCAGTGGTGGCGCGCCAAGGGCGGCGACACCTTCTCACCGTTCGGACCGTGGATCACCACCGGGCTGAACTATCGCGACATCAACCTGAAGACCCTGGTCAACGGCGAGGTGGTGCAGTCGACCAACACCAAGGACGACATGGTGCACGACATCGACACGACCTTGAGCTTCATCTCGCAGCACATGACGCTGGAGCCGGGCGACGTCATCTTTTCCGGCACCCCGCAGTCCACCACCGCGCTCAAGCCGGGCGACGTGGTCGAGGTGCACGTGGACGGGTGCGGCGTGCTGTCCAATCCGGTGGCGGCGGAGGCGTAG
- a CDS encoding aldo/keto reductase — protein MSDTCRLGATGITVGRVGVGTWQWGDTKYWKYGRVHKREDVEGAFAAARDADCNLFDSAEIYGRGESERILGPLARASRGTVVATKYWPSPRRFRSTSVDDAIDRSLARLGLDTIDLYQIHWPMSLIPHRRLAQALARAVRDRRVRAVGVSNFTARAMRRMHARLADLGVPLASNQVEYSLLRRAPETNGVLKACQELNVTLLAYSPLAQGMLTGNYHFNSRPGDGRRWSPRFRDKGYEAAAPVVDTLTKVAERHDCYQAQVALAWLLRHPGVVVIPGAKYAEQARTNAAALDITLTPEDERELDVKTEKFKYSALLARPFMG, from the coding sequence ATGAGTGACACGTGCCGCCTGGGCGCTACCGGCATCACCGTCGGTCGAGTCGGCGTGGGCACCTGGCAGTGGGGCGATACGAAGTACTGGAAGTATGGCCGCGTGCACAAGCGCGAGGACGTGGAAGGCGCATTCGCCGCCGCGCGCGACGCCGACTGCAACCTGTTCGATTCCGCCGAGATCTATGGGCGCGGCGAGTCGGAGCGAATTCTTGGCCCGCTGGCCCGCGCGTCCCGCGGAACGGTGGTGGCCACCAAATATTGGCCGTCACCGCGGCGATTCCGGTCCACTTCGGTCGATGACGCGATCGATCGCAGCCTGGCGCGACTCGGCCTAGACACCATTGACCTCTATCAGATTCACTGGCCGATGAGCCTGATTCCCCATCGGCGCCTCGCCCAGGCGCTGGCGCGCGCCGTCCGCGACCGGCGCGTCCGCGCGGTGGGCGTGAGCAACTTCACCGCCCGCGCCATGCGCCGGATGCACGCGCGCCTGGCCGACCTCGGCGTGCCCCTGGCGTCGAACCAGGTCGAGTACAGCCTGCTGCGGCGCGCGCCCGAGACCAACGGTGTGCTCAAGGCGTGCCAGGAGTTGAACGTGACGCTGCTGGCCTATAGCCCACTGGCCCAGGGCATGCTCACGGGCAACTATCACTTCAACAGCCGGCCCGGCGACGGCCGGCGCTGGTCGCCGCGGTTTCGCGACAAGGGCTACGAAGCCGCGGCCCCCGTGGTCGACACGCTGACCAAGGTGGCCGAACGGCACGACTGTTACCAGGCGCAAGTGGCGCTGGCCTGGCTGCTGCGGCACCCCGGCGTCGTGGTCATTCCCGGTGCCAAGTACGCCGAGCAGGCCCGCACCAACGCCGCCGCCCTAGACATCACGCTCACGCCCGAGGACGAGCGCGAGCTCGACGTCAAGACCGAGAAGTTCAAGTACAGCGCCCTGCTCGCGCGACCCTTTATGGGGTAG
- a CDS encoding type II toxin-antitoxin system prevent-host-death family antitoxin — protein sequence MELGLAEAKARLAELVTAAQRGERVVIIQHGEPAAELVRCRKAGGIDFDKLNAARRRLGLEGAASEWPADFDDPAFSHRVLELE from the coding sequence GTGGAACTTGGCCTAGCCGAAGCGAAAGCACGACTCGCTGAGCTTGTCACCGCCGCGCAGCGTGGTGAGCGGGTGGTCATCATCCAGCATGGCGAACCCGCGGCCGAGCTTGTTCGCTGCCGCAAGGCCGGTGGGATCGACTTCGACAAGCTGAATGCGGCCCGACGGCGACTAGGCCTCGAAGGGGCTGCGAGCGAATGGCCCGCCGACTTCGACGATCCGGCGTTCAGTCACCGGGTTCTCGAACTGGAATAG
- a CDS encoding CPBP family intramembrane metalloprotease — protein MTSATSGPLVARRGWRDAWAWMRWDVPTRIVLLIAAPLIWIAVAGIDPLAIGLRFDFYLRDWLLIALLAVGAGLVSLAYRRWLWRPRTAPDRSALALELPFFVVLNPVAEELFFRGAALFGLANFVGMPWAIAITSVVFGVHHALARFPVSFLVLGTLGGAMFGIMTAYYWSIVPAIVMHAAADLAIFVAAGQMARRAWANDSPQGVEPPPVDRLAAPTP, from the coding sequence ATGACTTCTGCAACCAGCGGTCCCCTCGTCGCGCGGCGCGGTTGGCGCGACGCCTGGGCCTGGATGCGCTGGGACGTGCCGACGCGCATCGTGCTGCTGATCGCCGCACCGCTGATCTGGATCGCCGTGGCCGGCATCGACCCGCTGGCAATCGGGTTGCGATTCGACTTCTACTTGCGCGACTGGCTGCTCATCGCCCTTCTGGCCGTCGGCGCCGGATTGGTGTCGCTCGCCTACCGCCGCTGGCTGTGGCGGCCCCGGACCGCCCCCGACCGGTCCGCCTTGGCGCTGGAGCTGCCGTTCTTCGTCGTGCTGAACCCGGTCGCCGAGGAGCTGTTCTTCCGCGGCGCCGCGCTGTTCGGTTTGGCCAATTTTGTGGGCATGCCCTGGGCCATCGCGATCACGTCGGTCGTATTCGGCGTGCACCACGCGCTGGCGCGGTTTCCGGTTTCGTTTTTGGTCCTCGGAACTCTAGGCGGGGCGATGTTCGGCATCATGACGGCGTACTACTGGTCCATCGTTCCGGCCATCGTCATGCACGCAGCCGCCGACCTTGCGATCTTCGTGGCCGCAGGGCAAATGGCCCGGCGGGCCTGGGCCAATGACTCTCCGCAGGGGGTCGAGCCACCCCCTGTTGATAGACTTGCCGCACCGACCCCGTAG
- the rfbB gene encoding dTDP-glucose 4,6-dehydratase, protein MADGPILVIAGGAGFIGANFARYVAAARPEWRLRVLDKLTYAGDRARLAGVDAEFIAGDIADPEAAASVLAGARWLVNFAAETHVDRSLQDAQAFLRTNVTGTFVLMSAAGDAGVERIVHVSTDEVYGESHGQAFYEDDLLRPRSPYSASKAGGDLQVLALHATYGLPVCITRGANTIGGWQHPEKAVPLFTINALLDKPLPVYGRGEQRRDRLHVDDHSRAVLSVLERGEVGTVYNVAAGNNRDNLTVVKAILERLDRPESLIRFVEDRPGHDWDYIMDASRLRGLGWQPEHDFASALNLTVDWYVEHRDWWEPIVSGEVQQYYDRQYGRRLATSEAYRP, encoded by the coding sequence ATGGCAGACGGTCCGATCCTGGTCATTGCCGGGGGCGCGGGATTCATCGGCGCGAACTTCGCGCGCTATGTCGCCGCCGCCCGCCCGGAGTGGCGGCTGCGCGTGCTGGACAAGCTCACCTATGCGGGCGACCGGGCGCGCCTGGCGGGCGTTGACGCCGAGTTCATCGCGGGCGACATCGCCGACCCCGAGGCCGCGGCCTCGGTCCTCGCCGGGGCGCGCTGGCTGGTGAACTTCGCCGCCGAGACGCACGTGGACCGTTCGTTGCAGGACGCCCAAGCGTTCCTGCGCACCAACGTGACCGGGACCTTCGTCCTGATGAGCGCGGCCGGCGACGCCGGCGTCGAGCGCATCGTGCACGTGAGCACCGACGAGGTCTACGGCGAAAGCCACGGCCAGGCGTTCTACGAGGACGACCTGCTGCGGCCGCGCAGTCCCTATTCGGCCAGCAAGGCCGGCGGCGACTTGCAGGTGCTGGCGCTGCACGCCACCTACGGCCTGCCGGTGTGCATCACGCGCGGCGCGAACACCATCGGCGGCTGGCAGCACCCCGAGAAGGCCGTGCCGCTGTTTACCATCAACGCCTTACTCGACAAGCCGCTGCCGGTCTACGGCCGGGGCGAGCAGCGCCGGGACCGGCTGCACGTGGACGACCACTCCCGCGCCGTCCTCAGCGTGTTGGAACGGGGTGAGGTTGGCACGGTGTACAACGTGGCCGCCGGCAACAATCGGGACAACCTCACCGTCGTCAAAGCGATTCTGGAGCGGCTGGACCGGCCGGAATCGCTGATCCGGTTCGTGGAGGACCGGCCGGGGCACGACTGGGACTACATCATGGACGCCTCGCGCCTGCGCGGCCTCGGCTGGCAGCCCGAGCACGACTTTGCCTCGGCGCTGAACCTCACGGTGGATTGGTACGTCGAGCACCGCGACTGGTGGGAGCCGATCGTGTCCGGGGAGGTTCAGCAGTACTACGACCGCCAGTACGGCCGGCGACTGGCCACTTCCGAGGCCTATCGGCCCTAG
- a CDS encoding nucleoside phosphorylase codes for MPSTSPLDWLDAFGDDEPVIDPGRHMREMAERAGEAERAASAPLVLASFMPPTVEVIAETIGARSAWRGVRVGELDGTRAAVAKLSAGASWTVMTLEELIAGGARTILIGGAVGSLQPHIHIGHHVVPTGARREEGTSFHYAGPEHAAAASGPATRALLEATREGSRPAHEGRVWTTDAPYREFRGKVARYAAEGDLGVEMESSAAMTLAAVRGVDIGLILTVSDHVFDPGWGNIFGTDEYAANCADLAQIMLTAARKLVAAEA; via the coding sequence ATGCCATCCACCTCGCCCCTCGACTGGCTCGACGCGTTCGGCGACGACGAGCCGGTCATCGATCCCGGCCGCCATATGCGCGAGATGGCTGAGCGCGCCGGGGAGGCTGAGCGCGCCGCCAGCGCCCCGCTGGTGCTTGCCTCGTTCATGCCGCCGACCGTTGAGGTCATTGCGGAAACGATTGGGGCGCGGTCCGCATGGCGTGGCGTGCGCGTCGGCGAGCTGGATGGGACGCGGGCGGCAGTCGCCAAGCTGTCCGCGGGGGCGTCGTGGACGGTGATGACGCTCGAAGAGTTGATCGCGGGCGGTGCGCGGACGATTCTCATCGGCGGCGCGGTGGGCAGCTTGCAGCCGCACATCCACATTGGCCACCACGTGGTCCCCACCGGCGCGCGGCGCGAGGAGGGCACCTCGTTTCACTATGCCGGGCCGGAGCATGCGGCCGCCGCTTCAGGCCCCGCCACGCGGGCGCTGCTGGAGGCCACCCGCGAAGGCTCGCGGCCGGCTCACGAGGGCCGCGTCTGGACCACCGACGCGCCCTACCGCGAGTTTCGCGGCAAGGTGGCGCGCTACGCCGCCGAAGGCGACCTGGGCGTCGAGATGGAATCCTCCGCGGCGATGACGCTGGCCGCCGTGCGGGGCGTCGACATTGGGCTCATCCTCACCGTCAGCGACCATGTGTTCGATCCCGGCTGGGGCAACATCTTCGGAACGGACGAGTACGCGGCCAACTGCGCGGACCTGGCGCAAATCATGCTGACGGCGGCCCGCAAGCTCGTCGCCGCCGAGGCGTAG
- a CDS encoding aldolase/citrate lyase family protein, translating into MTRVNRCIELLESGQPIYMDGVPELSYDAGREQSGTWADYLTVEFEHFPLNTVGLAAFMRGLRDAGPTRSGHPTPTVICTLPAHGASAAEIHANAWQIRHILTAGVHGLLLCHARDPAAVRAFVEACRFPFQTIGVGSGLGEGTRGAGGQSAAAEIWRLDPEAYLRVADPWPLNPHGELLLGLKIEDRHALQRARETTAVPGVGFAEWGPGDMAMSFGHASRHDPPYPPEMDAARTAVRAACAAAGLPFLCSWADPAMTMEEQVRHLIDEVGALIIGGGEAHAAFGRGYTQRAMPV; encoded by the coding sequence GTGACTCGCGTCAACCGTTGCATCGAGCTGCTTGAGTCCGGCCAGCCGATCTACATGGACGGCGTGCCCGAGCTGAGCTATGACGCCGGGCGCGAGCAGTCCGGCACTTGGGCGGACTACCTCACGGTCGAATTCGAGCACTTTCCGCTCAATACCGTTGGTCTAGCCGCCTTCATGCGCGGCCTGCGCGATGCGGGGCCGACGCGCAGCGGCCATCCCACGCCGACGGTGATTTGCACGCTCCCGGCCCACGGCGCATCCGCAGCGGAGATCCACGCCAACGCGTGGCAGATTCGGCACATCCTCACCGCGGGTGTTCACGGGCTGCTGCTGTGCCACGCGCGGGACCCGGCGGCCGTGCGCGCGTTCGTGGAGGCCTGTCGCTTTCCGTTTCAGACCATCGGCGTCGGGTCGGGCCTGGGTGAGGGCACCCGCGGCGCGGGCGGGCAGTCGGCCGCGGCCGAGATCTGGAGGCTCGACCCTGAGGCATACCTGCGCGTCGCCGATCCATGGCCCCTCAACCCGCATGGGGAGCTGCTGCTCGGACTCAAGATCGAGGACCGCCACGCTTTGCAACGCGCACGTGAGACGACCGCCGTGCCCGGGGTCGGATTCGCCGAGTGGGGTCCGGGCGACATGGCCATGTCGTTCGGCCATGCCTCGCGGCACGATCCGCCCTACCCGCCCGAGATGGACGCCGCCCGCACGGCCGTTCGCGCCGCCTGCGCCGCGGCGGGCCTCCCGTTCCTGTGCAGCTGGGCGGACCCGGCCATGACGATGGAAGAGCAGGTGCGGCATCTCATCGACGAGGTTGGCGCCCTTATCATCGGCGGTGGCGAGGCCCACGCGGCCTTCGGGCGGGGCTATACCCAGCGCGCGATGCCGGTGTAG
- a CDS encoding NAD(P)H-dependent oxidoreductase — protein MGDEVVLAGIAGSLRRGSFNAALLREAQALAPADTRLDIVDLASLPLYNRDLEDDGLPAPVAEFRQALAAADGLVVATPEYNYSIPGVLKNAIDWASRGPDSPLDGKPMAIMGAGGRFGTVRAQMHLREIALHNSMRVMIDPEVFVAGAWGAFDDQGQLTDERLRERVRQLMAAFREFVRYVPGDPTLRWA, from the coding sequence ATGGGCGATGAAGTAGTGCTGGCGGGAATCGCCGGAAGCTTGCGCCGCGGCTCGTTCAACGCGGCGCTGTTGCGCGAGGCCCAGGCTCTGGCGCCCGCCGATACGCGCCTTGACATCGTGGACCTGGCGTCGCTTCCGCTCTACAACCGCGACCTCGAGGACGACGGCCTCCCCGCGCCGGTCGCGGAGTTCCGCCAGGCCCTTGCCGCCGCCGACGGCCTGGTGGTCGCGACGCCGGAATACAACTACTCCATCCCCGGCGTGCTCAAGAACGCCATCGACTGGGCCTCGCGGGGGCCCGACTCGCCGCTGGACGGGAAGCCCATGGCCATTATGGGCGCGGGCGGCCGCTTCGGTACGGTGCGGGCGCAGATGCACCTGCGCGAGATCGCGCTGCACAACAGCATGCGGGTGATGATCGACCCGGAGGTGTTCGTGGCCGGCGCCTGGGGCGCGTTCGACGACCAGGGCCAGCTCACCGACGAACGCCTACGCGAGCGCGTCCGGCAGCTCATGGCGGCGTTTCGCGAGTTCGTCCGCTACGTCCCCGGCGACCCCACGCTGCGCTGGGCGTGA
- a CDS encoding NADP-dependent isocitrate dehydrogenase, whose amino-acid sequence MTDKTPITVAYGDGIGPEIMPAVMHILETAGARIEPEVIEIGERVYQRGITTGIDDAAWESIRRTRVFLKAPITTPQGGGFKSLNVTTRVALGLFANVRPAATFHPYIQTKHHPDMNVVLIRENEEDLYAGIEYRQSADVMQSLKLISRPGSERIIRYAFEYARHHGRSKVTAFAKDNIMKLSDGLFHEVFDEIAAEYPDIEAEYWIVDIGAAKLADTPEMFDVVVLPNLYGDILSDVAAQIAGSVGLAGAANIGENAAMFEAIHGSAPRRAGQNLANPSGLLNAAVLMLDHIGQAEVAGRVQNAWLRTLEDGIHTYDIHTPEYSKAKVGTREFGQAVADRIGELPQTLPVAVYGVGGRTPVHPASVPSSKPAKETVGVDVFFDWNGTEPAGLARRLEETNGAGLTLRMISNRGAQVWPENVADGLLVDQWRARFMGDDGAAVDHGQIVALLGRIAATGLDFTKTEHLCTFDGARAYSLAQGE is encoded by the coding sequence ATGACGGACAAGACCCCGATCACCGTGGCCTATGGCGACGGCATCGGACCCGAGATCATGCCGGCGGTCATGCACATTCTCGAGACTGCCGGGGCGCGCATCGAGCCCGAAGTCATCGAGATCGGCGAAAGGGTCTACCAGCGCGGTATCACCACCGGCATCGACGACGCTGCGTGGGAGTCCATCCGGCGCACGCGCGTCTTCCTCAAGGCGCCCATCACCACACCGCAGGGCGGCGGATTCAAGAGCCTCAACGTCACCACGCGCGTCGCGCTCGGCCTCTTCGCCAACGTGCGGCCCGCCGCCACGTTCCATCCCTACATTCAGACCAAGCACCACCCCGACATGAACGTAGTGCTGATCCGCGAGAACGAGGAAGACCTCTACGCCGGCATCGAATACCGCCAGTCCGCCGACGTGATGCAGTCGCTCAAGCTCATCTCCCGCCCGGGCAGCGAGCGCATCATTCGCTACGCCTTCGAGTACGCCCGCCATCACGGGCGGTCCAAGGTCACCGCCTTCGCCAAGGACAACATCATGAAGCTGTCGGACGGCCTCTTTCATGAGGTCTTCGACGAGATCGCGGCGGAGTATCCGGACATCGAAGCCGAGTACTGGATCGTGGACATCGGCGCGGCGAAGCTGGCCGACACGCCGGAGATGTTCGACGTGGTGGTGCTGCCGAACCTCTACGGCGACATCCTGTCGGACGTGGCGGCGCAGATCGCCGGCTCGGTGGGACTTGCCGGAGCCGCCAATATCGGCGAGAACGCGGCAATGTTCGAGGCCATCCATGGGTCCGCGCCGCGCCGCGCGGGGCAGAACCTGGCCAATCCGTCGGGCCTGCTTAACGCCGCGGTGCTGATGCTGGATCACATCGGCCAAGCCGAGGTGGCCGGCCGCGTGCAGAACGCCTGGCTGCGAACCCTGGAAGACGGCATCCACACCTACGACATCCACACGCCGGAATACAGCAAGGCCAAGGTCGGCACGCGGGAGTTCGGACAGGCCGTGGCCGACCGCATCGGTGAATTGCCCCAGACGTTGCCCGTCGCCGTGTACGGAGTTGGCGGCCGAACCCCGGTGCACCCGGCGTCGGTGCCGAGCAGCAAACCTGCCAAGGAGACCGTGGGCGTGGATGTCTTCTTTGACTGGAACGGCACGGAGCCCGCGGGCCTTGCGCGCCGGCTAGAGGAGACCAATGGCGCGGGCTTGACCCTGCGGATGATCAGCAACCGGGGCGCCCAGGTCTGGCCCGAGAACGTGGCCGACGGGCTCTTGGTGGACCAGTGGCGCGCCAGGTTCATGGGCGACGACGGCGCGGCCGTCGACCATGGGCAGATCGTCGCGCTTCTAGGGCGCATCGCCGCGACGGGGCTGGATTTCACCAAAACCGAGCACTTGTGTACGTTTGACGGCGCGCGCGCATATTCCCTGGCGCAAGGCGAGTGA